The Daucus carota subsp. sativus chromosome 7, DH1 v3.0, whole genome shotgun sequence genome window below encodes:
- the LOC108194507 gene encoding uncharacterized protein LOC108194507, with translation MSKRTMMAGGSRRNDESFLTRMVNSVFSFLRLAEFEILFVLFFLIAFLLFKDLTARPEYNQILVKKPGAAEWWNF, from the exons ATGTCTAAGAGAACAATGATGGCCGGTGGTTCCAGAAGAAACGACGAATCCTTCTTAACTCGGATGGTCAACTCAGTATTCTCCTTTCTTCGTTTAGCCGAGTTCGAGATCCTCTTTGTTCTCTTCTTCCTCATCGCTTTCCTCCTCTTCAAAGAtctg ACTGCAAGACCAGAATACAACCAGATTCTTGTTAAGAAGCCTGGAGCAGCTGAGTGGTGGAACTTTTAG
- the LOC108194494 gene encoding GDT1-like protein 4 isoform X1 — MGLEYSNPNKILLCFFFISLGITCVLAQEDDSNASVKDLGWASVKEKVLDRRSKIVLNNGGNTKRGTTDLESIVTDLNLDTGLGVFDAFFASLSMILVSEIGDETFIIAALMAMRHPKSIVLSGALSALYVMTILSTGLGRIVPNLISRKHTNSAATVLYAFFGLRLLYIAWRSTDSKASSKKEMEEVEEKLEAGQGKTTVRRFFSRFCTPIFLESFILTFLAEWGDRSQIATIALATHKNALGVAVGASLGHTICTSVAVVGGSMLASKISQRTVATVGGLLFLGFSLTSYFYPPL; from the exons ATGGGGTTGGAGTATTCGAACCCCAACAAGATCCTCCTCTGtttcttcttcatttctctGGGTATCACTTGTGTTCTTGCTCAG GAGGATGATTCGAATGCTTCTGTGAAAGATCTGGGTTGGGCTTCTGTTAAGGAGAAAGTGCTTGACAGGAGAAGCAAA ATTGTTCTAAATAATGGAGGTAATACCAAAAGGGGCACAACTGATCTTGAATCAATTGTTACTGATCTCAACTTGGATACGGGTCTTGGTGTATTCGATGCATTCTTTGCAAGCTTGTCAATGATACTTGTCAGTGAG ATTGGAGATGAGACGTTCATAATTGCAGCGCTTATGGCTATGCGTCATCCAAAGTCAATTGTTTTGTCGGGTGCTTTAAGTGCCTTGTATGTGATGACG ATACTCTCAACCGGGCTTGGCAGAATTGTCCCCAACTTGATATCACGGAAGCACACAAACAGTGCTGCAACAG TTCTTTATGCCTTCTTTGGTTTGCGACTACTTTATATTGCGTGGAGATCAACCGACTCAAAAGCATCCTCAAAAAAGGAAATGGAGGAA GTAGAAGAAAAGCTTGAGGCTGGGCAAGGAAAAACAACAGTCCGCCGTTTCTTCTCTAGATTTTGTACACCAATATTTTTGGAG TCATTCATTTTAACATTTCTAGCTGAATGGGGGGATCGTAGCCAGATTGCAACAATTGCT TTAGCTACTCATAAAAATGCACTTGGAGTTGCTGTTGGAGCTTCTTTGGGGCACACCATCTGTACATCAGTGGCCGTGGTTGGAGGTAGTATGCTTGCATCCAAGATTTCTCAGCGCACAGTTGCAACAGTAGGGGGCTTGCTATTTCTCGGGTTTTCCTTGACATCCTACTTCTATCCTCCCCTATAG
- the LOC108194494 gene encoding GDT1-like protein 4 isoform X2, translating to MGLEYSNPNKILLCFFFISLGITCVLAQEDDSNASVKDLGWASVKEKVLDRRSKIVLNNGGNTKRGTTDLESIVTDLNLDTGLGVFDAFFASLSMILVSEIGDETFIIAALMAMRHPKSIVLSGALSALYVMTILSTGLGRIVPNLISRKHTNSAATVLYAFFGLRLLYIAWRSTDSKASSKKEMEEVEEKLEAGQGKTTVRRFFSRFCTPIFLELATHKNALGVAVGASLGHTICTSVAVVGGSMLASKISQRTVATVGGLLFLGFSLTSYFYPPL from the exons ATGGGGTTGGAGTATTCGAACCCCAACAAGATCCTCCTCTGtttcttcttcatttctctGGGTATCACTTGTGTTCTTGCTCAG GAGGATGATTCGAATGCTTCTGTGAAAGATCTGGGTTGGGCTTCTGTTAAGGAGAAAGTGCTTGACAGGAGAAGCAAA ATTGTTCTAAATAATGGAGGTAATACCAAAAGGGGCACAACTGATCTTGAATCAATTGTTACTGATCTCAACTTGGATACGGGTCTTGGTGTATTCGATGCATTCTTTGCAAGCTTGTCAATGATACTTGTCAGTGAG ATTGGAGATGAGACGTTCATAATTGCAGCGCTTATGGCTATGCGTCATCCAAAGTCAATTGTTTTGTCGGGTGCTTTAAGTGCCTTGTATGTGATGACG ATACTCTCAACCGGGCTTGGCAGAATTGTCCCCAACTTGATATCACGGAAGCACACAAACAGTGCTGCAACAG TTCTTTATGCCTTCTTTGGTTTGCGACTACTTTATATTGCGTGGAGATCAACCGACTCAAAAGCATCCTCAAAAAAGGAAATGGAGGAA GTAGAAGAAAAGCTTGAGGCTGGGCAAGGAAAAACAACAGTCCGCCGTTTCTTCTCTAGATTTTGTACACCAATATTTTTGGAG TTAGCTACTCATAAAAATGCACTTGGAGTTGCTGTTGGAGCTTCTTTGGGGCACACCATCTGTACATCAGTGGCCGTGGTTGGAGGTAGTATGCTTGCATCCAAGATTTCTCAGCGCACAGTTGCAACAGTAGGGGGCTTGCTATTTCTCGGGTTTTCCTTGACATCCTACTTCTATCCTCCCCTATAG
- the LOC108194505 gene encoding uncharacterized protein LOC108194505 — translation MVFNTKLVVSVAKASADAWQYLACLPETINNQHLLDLVLCFPLEQLGRFALCFWSFFCVPSSPDSYYLYHSYNRSDSSSSDSDSDSVHFRRRFYRNDPQYSD, via the coding sequence ATGGTATTTAACACAAAATTAGTAGTCTCAGTGGCCAAAGCATCCGCTGATGCGTGGCAATACTTAGCTTGTTTGCCTGAAACAATCAACAATCAACATTTACTGGATCTTGTCTTGTGCTTTCCTCTTGAGCAGCTTGGTCGTTTTGCTCTTTGCTTTTGGTCCTTCTTTTGTGTTCCCTCTTCTCCTGATTCTTATTATTTGTATCATTCTTATAACCGTTCTGATTcgtcttcttctgattctgattctGATTCTGTTCATTTTAGACGCCGCTTCTATCGCAATGATCCTCAGTACTCAGATTGA
- the LOC108194544 gene encoding WRKY transcription factor SUSIBA2, whose product MEIDMHGDKFDECWKFDEFSGMCEGMSDEIVVVKNESGVKVEEVNEEDEAKPIMGSIAERRAGFDAPKIDVVRFRGVGSPVSSPSGRSPYLTIPAGISPTALLDSPVMLLNSQAAHSSPTTGTYQSPSFNHESMMQSAAGAADTDGDCDVSSSLSYKLAGLPCVSELADKPPIDFKCPAKYLRETATDNCATGSTAYAVNLSEDTIFNVRSTALKRSRHTNTESDQMSLFSETSNGVDTEVSRLLEGQQKEAYPPLETLRTSEDGYNWRKYGQKQVKGSEYPRSYYKCTQQNCQVKKKVERSLDGQITEIIYKGAHNHPKPQPSRRAILGCQFSPSETSGIESTASGINVEGGAVWRNFQLGFKDTKVGTDGLERTSSTSVLTEISDILSNTRGKSMGAFESSGTPELSSTFASHDGDDEDGATQGSVSLEEDAEDGESESKRRRKDSCIIETNLSSRTTREPRIVVQIESEIDVLDDGYRWRKYGQKVVKGNPNPRSYYKCTSAGCPVRKHVERASHNLKSVITTYEGKHTHEVPAARNSSQANSVAASLPLDHVSNSQPTVSLSRTTNAPKPEPPVPDIALHFERNPAARNNFMRPYVVGNLGTDMKFGAPSLYQVKLPPLPNSMSFGSYLMNPDHTDPPAACSVSSVLPGYSFSLPMTIPGSGNINQSGVDLSCNGKSMDSVHPFLDGQLHQNDLKFVEPKVEKDDNLYGSSLPISDQANSASSSMFHQINGKFPS is encoded by the exons ATGGAGATCGACATGCATGGTGACAAATTTGATGAATGTTGGAAGTTTGATGAGTTTAGTGGAATGTGTGAGGGCATGAGCGATGAAATAGTGGTTGTGAAGAATGAGAGTGGTGTCAAGGTGGAGGAAGTGAATGAGGAGGACGAGGCCAAGCCGATTATGGGGAGTATTGCGGAGAGGAGGGCAGGGTTTGATGCTCCCAAGATTGATGTGGTTCGGTTTAGGGGTGTAGGAAGTCCTGTCTCTTCTCCGAGTGGTCGGTCTCCTTATCTTACTATACCGGCTGGTATAAGTCCTACTGCATTGCTTGATTCTCCTGTCATGCTTCTCAATTCTCAG GCTGCACATTCATCTCCAACTACTGGAACTTACCAGTCACCCTCATTCAATCATGAAAGTATGATGCAGTCAGCCGCTGGTGCTGCAGACACAGACGGGGATTGTGATGTTAGTTCTTCTTTAAGTTACAAGCTTGCAGGGTTGCCATGCGTTTCAGAGCTAGCAGATAAg CCACCTATAGATTTTAAGTGCCCAGCAAAGTATCTAAGAGAAACTGCGACAGATAACTGTGCTACAGGCTCAACTGCTTATGCAGTCAATTTATCAGAGGATACCATCTTTAATGTCAGAAGTACTGCATTAAAGCGATCACGCCATACAAATACAGAAAGTGATCAGATGTCTCTATTTTCAGAAACTTCCAATGGAGTTGACACAGAGGTTTCTCGTCTACTTGAAGGACAACAGAAAGAGGCGTATCCTCCCTTGGAAACGCTGAGGACTTCAGAAGATGGATATAATTGGAGAAAGTACGGCCAGAAACAAGTAAAAGGTAGTGAGTATCCTCGAAGTTATTACAAATGTACACAACAAAATTGTCAGGTGAAGAAAAAGGTAGAGCGGTCACTTGATGGGCAGATAACAGAAATAATCTATAAAGGCGCTCATAATCATCCCAAACCCCAGCCTAGTCGTCGAGCAATACTTGGATGCCAATTTTCACCCAGTGAGACCTCAGGGATTGAAAGCACTGCAAGCGGCATCAATGTTGAAGGAGGGGCAGTTTGGAGAAATTTTCAGCTTGGGTTCAAAGATACGAAAGTTGGTACAGATGGTCTTGAAAGGACATCTTCAACATCTGTCCTGACAGAAATATctgatattttatcaaatacTCGAGGAAAATCAATGGGAGCATTTGAATCTTCTGGAACTCCTGAGCTTTCATCCACATTTGCTAGTCATGatggtgatgatgaagatggtgCCACACAGGGAAGCGTATCACTTGAAGAGGATGCTGAGGACGGGGAATCTGAGTCAAAGAGGAG AAGGAAAGACAGCTGCATAATTGAAACAAATTTGTCATCGAGGACAACACGTGAACCAAGAATTGTGGTCCAGATTGAAAGTGAAATAGACGTACTTGATGATGGATACAGATGGCGGAAGTATGGACAGAAAGTAGTCAAAGGAAATCCAAATCCTAG GAGCTATTACAAATGCACTAGTGCAGGATGCCCGGTGAGGAAGCACGTGGAAAGAGCATCTCACAATCTAAAATCTGTGATTACAACGTATGAGGGGAAACACACCCATGAAGTTCCTGCTGCCAGAAACAGTAGTCAGGCAAATTCAGTCGCTGCAAGTTTACCTCTAGATCATGTTTCTAATTCTCAGCCTACAGTATCTCTATCTAGAACCACTAATGCCCCAAAGCCTGAACCACCAGTTCCTGATATTGCACTTCATTTTGAAAGAAATCCTGCAGCACGTAATAATTTTATGAGACCCTATGTTGTTGGAAATTTAGGCACAGATATGAAATTTGGAGCTCCTTCTCTTTACCAAGTTAAATTACCACCCCTGCCAAACTCAATGTCTTTTGGTTCATATCTTATGAACCCTGATCACACTGACCCCCCTGCAGCATGTTCCGTCTCCTCAGTATTGCCTGggtattccttttctttaccaATGACTATCCCTGGGTCAGGAAATATCAATCAAAGTGGTGTAGATTTAAGTTGCAATGGAAAATCAATGGATTCAGTTCATCCTTTCCTAGACGGGCAACTACACCAGAATGATTTGAAATTCGTCGAGCCTAAAGTGGAGAAGGATGATAATCTATATGGAAGCAGCCTGCCTATTTCAGATCAGGCAAATTCAGCATCCTCTTCAATGTTCCATCAAATAAATGGAAAATTTCCATCCTGA
- the LOC108194502 gene encoding phosphopantetheine adenylyltransferase, translated as MAKTDEDTSTETHCVDLKSSGVVSPANSYGAVVLGGTFDRLHDGHRLFLKSAARLARDRIVVGVCDGPMLTNKQYSNLIEPIGKRMQNVKDFIKSVKPELVVQVEPITDPYGPSIVDENLDAIVVSKETLPGGLSVNKKRVERNLLELKVEVVDLISDKFGGDKLSSTTLRRLDAEKAKKPPQE; from the exons ATGGCGAAAACAGATGAAGATACAAGCACAGAAACACATTGTGTCGATTTAAAATCAAGTGGTGTTGTTTCGCCAGCAAATTCATATGGAGCTGTTGTTCTTGGTGGCACCTTTGATCGCTTACACGACGGTCACCGCCTCTTTCTCAAG TCGGCAGCCCGTCTGGCAAGGGATCGCATCGTTGTTGGAGTTTGTGATGGCCCTATGTTGACCAATAAACAG TATTCTAATCTAATTGAGCCTATTGGCAAACGTATGCAAAATGTGAAAGATTTCATTAAG TCTGTCAAGCCAGAGCTCGTAGTTCAAGTTGAACCTATAACAGATCCATACGGCCCTTCAATTGTTGACGAGAATTTggatgcaattgttgttag CAAAGAGACATTACCTGGTGGGTTATCAGTTAATAAAAAGAGAGTTGAGAGGAATCTCTTAGAATTGAAG GTTGAAGTTGTAGATCTAATTTCTGATAAATTTGGTGGAGACAAGTTAAGTTCTACTACACTGAGGAGGCTTGATGCTGAGAAAGCTAAGAAACCTCCACAAGAATAA
- the LOC108194488 gene encoding tRNA (carboxymethyluridine(34)-5-O)-methyltransferase isoform X1: MVIGVVYLNRWLKGASSPNKIVMSGFRTCGSSKLGTSVIGGEYDARDEQSASLSPDIKECLASSVQCTPEIEKKYVHRVYDAIAPHFSSTRFAKWPKVATFLNSLAPGSLVLDAGCGNGKYLGFTPDSFFIGCDISAPLVGICADRGHEVVVADAVNLPYRTGYGDAAISIAVLHHLSTEIRRKKAIDELVRVVKCGGLVLITVWAVEQEDKTLLNKWTPLTDKYVDEWIGPGSPRTRSSSPFAVSSPSSSTLESIPEAEENGSKEKLNKFRDSSSVMEGSENGQVASEAKDHFMDFEAGEKSESHQEYFVPWHLPYHRAEVSGASVGAVANGLAKKDDKKGAIVYNRYYHVFSQGELERLVSGMKNAVVVDRFYDKSNWCIILRRT, from the exons ATGGTCATTGGTGTTGTATATCTCAACAGGTGGTTGAAAGGTGCTTCAAGTCCAAATAAAATAGTTATGAGtggtttcagaacatgtggTTCCTCTAAGTTGGGTACATCTGTTATTGGTGGTGAATATGATGCTCGGGATGAACAGTCTGCATCATTGAGCCCTGACATCAAAGAATGTTTAGCCTCAAGTGTACAATGCACTCCAGAAATTGAAAAGAAATACGTGCATCGTGTCTATGATGCGATTGCTCCACATTTCAGTTCTACCCGCTTCGCCAAATGGCCAAAAGTGGCTACTTTTTTGAATTCACTGGCTCCGGGGTCTCTCGTACTGGATGCGGGATGTGGAAACGGGAAGTATTTGGGCTTTACTCCGGATAGTTTCTTTATAGGCTGTGACATCAGTGCTCCACTTGTTGGTATATGTGCAGATAGAGGGCATGAAGTGGTGGTTGCAGATGCTGTAAATCTTCCTTATCGAACTGGTTATGGCGACGCAGCAATCTCTATTGCTGTTTTACATCATCTGAGTACAGAGATTAGGAGGAAAAAAGCAATAGACGAACTAGTCCGAGTTGTCAAATGTGGCGGCCTTGTTCTAATTACAGTTTGGGCTGTGGAGCAAGAGGACAAAACACTTCTTAACAAATGGACACCGCTAACAGATAAGTATGTTGATGAGTGGATAGGACCCGGCAGTCCACGGACCCGCAGTTCTTCGCCCTTCGCTGTTAGCAGTCCTTCATCCTCCACTCTTGAAAGCATTCCAGAGGCTGAGGAAAATGGTTCAAAAGAGAAGTTAAATAAGTTCAGGGATTCGTCTTCTGTCATGGAGGGTTCAGAAAACGGGCAAGTGGCCTCTGAAGCAAAAGATCACTTCATGGATTTTGAAGCCGGAGAAAAGAGTGAAAGCCATCAGGAATATTTTGTTCCTTGGCACTTGCCTTATCATCGAGCTGAAGTGAGTGGAGCTTCTGTAGGTGCTGTTGCAAATGGTCTGGCCAAGAAAGATGATAAGAAGGGTGCTATAGTGTACAACAGATACTACCATGTATTTAGTCAAGGAGAGCTTGAAAG GTTAGTCTCTGGTATGAAAAATGCAGTCGTTGTTGATCGTTTTTATGACAAATCAAATTGGTGCATTATCCTTAGGAGGACGTAG
- the LOC108194488 gene encoding tRNA (carboxymethyluridine(34)-5-O)-methyltransferase isoform X2 has translation MSGFRTCGSSKLGTSVIGGEYDARDEQSASLSPDIKECLASSVQCTPEIEKKYVHRVYDAIAPHFSSTRFAKWPKVATFLNSLAPGSLVLDAGCGNGKYLGFTPDSFFIGCDISAPLVGICADRGHEVVVADAVNLPYRTGYGDAAISIAVLHHLSTEIRRKKAIDELVRVVKCGGLVLITVWAVEQEDKTLLNKWTPLTDKYVDEWIGPGSPRTRSSSPFAVSSPSSSTLESIPEAEENGSKEKLNKFRDSSSVMEGSENGQVASEAKDHFMDFEAGEKSESHQEYFVPWHLPYHRAEVSGASVGAVANGLAKKDDKKGAIVYNRYYHVFSQGELERLVSGMKNAVVVDRFYDKSNWCIILRRT, from the exons ATGAGtggtttcagaacatgtggTTCCTCTAAGTTGGGTACATCTGTTATTGGTGGTGAATATGATGCTCGGGATGAACAGTCTGCATCATTGAGCCCTGACATCAAAGAATGTTTAGCCTCAAGTGTACAATGCACTCCAGAAATTGAAAAGAAATACGTGCATCGTGTCTATGATGCGATTGCTCCACATTTCAGTTCTACCCGCTTCGCCAAATGGCCAAAAGTGGCTACTTTTTTGAATTCACTGGCTCCGGGGTCTCTCGTACTGGATGCGGGATGTGGAAACGGGAAGTATTTGGGCTTTACTCCGGATAGTTTCTTTATAGGCTGTGACATCAGTGCTCCACTTGTTGGTATATGTGCAGATAGAGGGCATGAAGTGGTGGTTGCAGATGCTGTAAATCTTCCTTATCGAACTGGTTATGGCGACGCAGCAATCTCTATTGCTGTTTTACATCATCTGAGTACAGAGATTAGGAGGAAAAAAGCAATAGACGAACTAGTCCGAGTTGTCAAATGTGGCGGCCTTGTTCTAATTACAGTTTGGGCTGTGGAGCAAGAGGACAAAACACTTCTTAACAAATGGACACCGCTAACAGATAAGTATGTTGATGAGTGGATAGGACCCGGCAGTCCACGGACCCGCAGTTCTTCGCCCTTCGCTGTTAGCAGTCCTTCATCCTCCACTCTTGAAAGCATTCCAGAGGCTGAGGAAAATGGTTCAAAAGAGAAGTTAAATAAGTTCAGGGATTCGTCTTCTGTCATGGAGGGTTCAGAAAACGGGCAAGTGGCCTCTGAAGCAAAAGATCACTTCATGGATTTTGAAGCCGGAGAAAAGAGTGAAAGCCATCAGGAATATTTTGTTCCTTGGCACTTGCCTTATCATCGAGCTGAAGTGAGTGGAGCTTCTGTAGGTGCTGTTGCAAATGGTCTGGCCAAGAAAGATGATAAGAAGGGTGCTATAGTGTACAACAGATACTACCATGTATTTAGTCAAGGAGAGCTTGAAAG GTTAGTCTCTGGTATGAAAAATGCAGTCGTTGTTGATCGTTTTTATGACAAATCAAATTGGTGCATTATCCTTAGGAGGACGTAG